The Streptomyces sp. NBC_00286 nucleotide sequence CCGAGGCGAAGCGACTCCTGGCCACCACCTACGGCGGCTACCGGAAGTTCCTCATGGGCGACGTCAACACGACTGCCGAGGAGCCGCCCACCGACAGCTTCTACCACCGGAACTACGAGGGCGGGGCGACGGGGGAGTTCAAGGAGGCGGGCAGTCCCTGCGGCAACTACATGAACAACTGGACGGTGCCCTGCCGGGCCGGTGAGGCGACCTACGGCGTGAACAAGATCGACTACCTCTTCGTCCCGCCGTCCGTCACCGTCAAGTGGAGTGACACCGTGCACAGCGACTTCTCCGACCACGATTCCCTCTGGGCGGAGATCGTGCTCCCGGACCGGCCCGGAGACCGGGACCAGCCCTCCGGAGACAAAAGCCGGTCCGGGTAGCGCCCCTACCCCGTGGGGCAGGTGTTCCGGTACTCGCTGATCTGCTGGTTCGGCGCCGGAGCCGGGCACAGGAACTTGTCGTAGCGCACATCCTCGTCGACGAACCGCTTCAGCCAGGCGATGCTGTACTTCGCGATCGTCACATTGGGGGAGACCGCCACCAGGTGGCCCTGGCCCCTCAGCTCCAGGTACGCCTTCTCCGGTGCCGAGGTGAGGCTGTCGTAGAACGGCTTCGCGTGCGAGGCCGGCGATGCGATGGCGTCGTTCTGGGCGCCCATGATCATCGTGGGGACGCGGTCGCCCTGCCAGGTCTTGTCGTTGTGCCAGGGCATCAGGGGAATGGCGGCCTTGATGGAAGGACGCAGCTCCGAGGCCCTGAGTGAGCCGCCCCCGCCCATCGAATGACCCATCACGGCAAGGCGGTTGGGGTCGATACGGTTCTTCACGGAGCTGCTCTGGACCAGGAAATCCAGCGCGTTGACCAACTGAGTCGCCCGGTCGTCGGGCTGGTCGGTGCCGGAGTTGGTCTCCAGAGTCAGGACGACGAAACCCTGGGACGCCAGGCGCGGGCCGTACCAGCTGACGACGGCCTCCGGCGACAAGAACCCCGGGCTGATGGCCACGGCTCCGAAGGTGCCCTGGCTGGTGTCGGTCGGGTAATAGGCGGTCCCCTTGTTGAAGTTCGGGCCGTCGACCGTCGTCTGGGCCGTGGCGAAGGGGCCGCGCTCGGCGGTGATGGACTGCTCGGTCGGGTCGGGGCCCCGTTGGAAGTCCCCGGGTCCGGCCTGCGCCTGCTGGGGGAGGAGGCTCGCACCGGTCACCGCCAGGACGGCGGCGCCGGAAAGGAGTCCGAGTCGTTTCGCGGTGCGGGTGCTCGCATGTCTCATGCGGCTGAGCATGCTGACAGAAAGTCAGTACCGCTTCTCGTTCAACTGCTGAATTCTGAACGGAAGTTTGTCAGTGCGGCGTGGAACGCCGTGCCGACCTGCTGCGCAGCGCGAGCTGCGCGTCGAAGCGGAACGCCGGGTCGTCGAGCCGTTCGCCGTACAGGGCGGTCAGCTGACGCAGCCGGTTGCGGGCCGTCTGCGGATGGATGCCCAGCGCGGCGGCGACCTCCGGAGCCGTACGCCCGGTGGAGGCGAGCAGCGCGTCGAGCGTGTCCGTGAGCCGTTCAGCCTTGCCCGGCGGGAGGCCTCGTAAGGGCTCAAGTACCTGGTCGGCCAGGAGACTTCCTATCGGGGCGCCGTGCAACAGGTGCAGTTCCGCGAGGTGGTCCTGGGCGCTGGTCCGCCCAAGGCGCCGGGCCAGGCGGGCGCAGTGCAGCGAGATCCAGGCCTCGTCCAGGAGGACGGCCGGGCCCACCGCCGCTTCGGTGCCCTGGAAGACCGTCAGCAGCCGCTCGTCGGGCACCACCAGGTGCAGCTCATCGTCCCTGGTCACCCGCAGTACGTCGGCGTCGAGACCGGGCACCTTCACGGAGGCGGGCAGCAGTACGCAGCGGACCCGCTCCGGCAGCGGCCAGGCGGCCCTGCGGGCCAGGTCCGGCAGCGGTTCCGCGAGCGGATCGCGGCGGCGCTGCAGCAGCCGTGCCACAAGCAGCCGACGGCTGCGCAGTACGTCGTCGGCGGCACCGGCCCGCGCCTCCTCGAAGCCCGCCACCGACTCC carries:
- a CDS encoding poly(ethylene terephthalate) hydrolase family protein — its product is MRHASTRTAKRLGLLSGAAVLAVTGASLLPQQAQAGPGDFQRGPDPTEQSITAERGPFATAQTTVDGPNFNKGTAYYPTDTSQGTFGAVAISPGFLSPEAVVSWYGPRLASQGFVVLTLETNSGTDQPDDRATQLVNALDFLVQSSSVKNRIDPNRLAVMGHSMGGGGSLRASELRPSIKAAIPLMPWHNDKTWQGDRVPTMIMGAQNDAIASPASHAKPFYDSLTSAPEKAYLELRGQGHLVAVSPNVTIAKYSIAWLKRFVDEDVRYDKFLCPAPAPNQQISEYRNTCPTG
- a CDS encoding helix-turn-helix domain-containing protein gives rise to the protein MVQAIRREVRGYRQPIGSAVARDLAEAVRLAATQFTELVEEPDAPQQHYVPRFRRLGRLEYLSGRGMDGLQAAYRIGARVACRRYVDVARDAALPGDLAVPLSEAVLTHIHVMAGESVAGFEEARAGAADDVLRSRRLLVARLLQRRRDPLAEPLPDLARRAAWPLPERVRCVLLPASVKVPGLDADVLRVTRDDELHLVVPDERLLTVFQGTEAAVGPAVLLDEAWISLHCARLARRLGRTSAQDHLAELHLLHGAPIGSLLADQVLEPLRGLPPGKAERLTDTLDALLASTGRTAPEVAAALGIHPQTARNRLRQLTALYGERLDDPAFRFDAQLALRSRSARRSTPH